One genomic segment of Mangifera indica cultivar Alphonso chromosome 6, CATAS_Mindica_2.1, whole genome shotgun sequence includes these proteins:
- the LOC123219322 gene encoding nuclear pore complex protein NUP35-like, giving the protein MSSTVHITPKSGSKRQSLFFQDLASPISARRGKFSSPDQAAAVSALWRDNLRGSDFPPPPIYTMDDRSDFSPGSGIHDYPASPEIKSDLRTRAQSSDRDFTSSPAKGKSETSTSFAGGGGAQNQQGSPGLGWWLPTKSGSSELEGKARGSPVEGVVQPGALITLPPPREVVRPEMQRNSLPAGNLNEEEWVTVYGFSPADTNLVFREFEKSGVILKHVQSVNDCSIIWLVQKRSDVRKALNKNGIQINGVLIVGVKPLDPMQRQALNERVNTKGAFGFMTLPPPPSRTSELNASTASPQAYYLQNGSANARQSVGAIASPSKSVVSKIMDVMFGL; this is encoded by the exons ATGAGCAGTACAGTGCATATAACTCCCAAGTCTGGAAGTAAGCGGCAATCATTGTTTTTCCAGGATTTAGCATCACCAATATCTGCACGTAGGGGGAAATTTTCAAGTCCAGATCAGGCTGCAGCAGTTTCTGCACTATGGCGTGATAATTTGAGGGGTTCAGATTTTCCACCCCCTCCAATTTACACCATGGATGACCGCTCAGATTTCTCTCCAGGGTCGGGGATTCATGACTACCCAGCATCTCCAGAAATAAAATCGGACTTGAGAACTCGTGCTCAAAGTTCTGACCGGGACTTTACTTCATCTCCAGCTAAGGGGAAATCAGAGACTAGCACTTCTTTTGCTGGTGGAGGTGGGGCACAGAATCAGCAGGGTTCACCAGGGTTGGGTTGGTGGTTGCCAACAAAGTCTGGTAGTAGTGAACTAGAGGGGAAGGCCAGGGGTTCTCCAGTTGAGGGTGTGGTACAGCCTGGTGCTTTGATCACACTTCCTCCACCAAGGGAAGTTGTTAGGCCAGAGATGCAGAGGAATAGCTTGCCTGCTGGGAACCTTAATGAGGAAGAATGGGTTACTGTTTATGG ATTTTCCCCAGCAGATACCAATTTGGTTTTTCGGGAGTTTGAAAAGAGTGGTGTGATCTTGAAACATGTTCAG TCTGTAAATGATTGTTCCATCATTTGGCTGGTGCAGAAGCGTTCTGATGTGCGGAAGGCTCTCAACAAGAACGGGATACAAATCAATGGAGTGTTAATTGTTGGTGTCAAACCACTGGATCCCATGCAACGCCAGGCTTTAAATGAAAGGGTTAAcactaagggggcgtttg GGTTTATGACATTGCCACCTCCACCTAGCAGAACCTCAGAGCTGAACGCATCAACAGCCTCTCCTCAGGCCTATTATCTCCAAAATGGAAGTGCAAATGCTCGACAGTCAGTAGGTGCCATTGCTTCCCCATCAAAGTCAGTGGTATCTAAAATCATGGATGTGATGTTTGGCCTATAA
- the LOC123218981 gene encoding putative disease resistance protein RGA3, with the protein MAGAIVNPALGQPIQFSAEKIKEEVRLVGNVKKEVKQLQSNLEAIQAVLPDAEERQMKGDRAVRRWLDQLKDTSYDMEDVLDEWNTEITKLQVEGDLEDAPAPMLKVLSLFLCSCFGIKQVVLRRDIAQKIKELNEKLDIIARERDAYNFKEMKSIEAPERVRTTSLVDMTEIYGRESEKNFLMSKLLDERNEKQRNLPVISLVGMGGIGKTTLAQLVYNNNKVMSHFDTKIWVCVSDSFIEVRVAKAIIEGLECPTNDFVELESLLKCIRQSITGKKFLLVLDDMWSEDYNKWESFYHCLKNGFYGSKVLITTRNERVALIMGSVAPIIMEQLAQEECWLLFSQLAFFGRPPKQCEKLEQIGREIVAKCKGLPLAAKTIGSLLRFKKTRDEWQRILDSEIWKLEEIEKGLLSPLMLSYNDLSSGIRQCFLYCAIFSKDHNLKKYHLIKLWMTQGYFGFDNDTEMEVIGQEYFDHLASRSFFQEFQKDDDDENIISCKMHDIVHDFAQFLTKSEYLTVEINEGSEELVINTSNEKARHSMLTLHVGATFPISICSIKSLRSLFIGYESYDQLSNDVLLNLFGELTCLRALDISVRFRASNLITTVPKEVKKLIHLKYLNLSYQDVEKLPETLCELYNLQTLDISWCRKLKELPQGMGKLINLRHLINLATNSLSYMPKGIEKLTCLRTLSKFIENSSSSDGSKACSTLACLKDLKHLRGTLEISGLRNVTNTSEVKRLQILSNKKNLFYLTLSFDKDGEGERENDDDELLLEVLQPHPNLEKLDIGNYRGSTLYFDWIMSLSRLRELFLFNCENCKHLSPLGKLPSLKLLRINRMSAKNLVTRIESDGAFSSSTLVIRFPKLKVLEFDDNFEWEEWDYGNTILPCLAYLSINYCGKLRALPDGLQKFIIMFC; encoded by the coding sequence ATGGCTGGTGCAATTGTTAATCCTGCCTTGGGGCAGCCAATTCAATTCAGTGCTGAAAAGATAAAGGAAGAGGTGAGGCTTGTTGGTAATGTCAAAAAGGAAGTGAAACAACTTCAGAGCAATCTTGAAGCCATTCAAGCTGTGCTACCTGATGCAGAGGAGAGGCAAATGAAGGGCGACAGAGCTGTGAGACGTTGGTTAGATCAGCTCAAAGACACATCCTACGACATGGAAGATGTGTTGGACGAGTGGAATACTGAAATCACGAAGTTGCAGGTTGAAGGAGATCTTGAAGATGCTCCTGCTCCTATGCTGAAGGTACTTTCCTTGTTCCTCTGTTCTTGCTTTGGTATCAAACAAGTTGTTTTGCGCCGTGATATAGcacaaaagataaaagaattaaatgaaAAACTAGATATTATTGCCAGAGAGAGAGATGCATACAATTTCAAGGAAATGAAGAGTATTGAAGCACCGGAACGAGTTCGAACTACATCTTTAGTTGATATGACTGAAATATATGGTCGAGAATCTGAGAAGAATTTTTTAATGAGTAAGTTGTTAgatgagagaaatgaaaaacaaagaaacCTTCCTGTCATCTCACTTGTAGGGATGGGAGGAATTGGGAAAACAACTCTTGCTCAATTagtttataataataacaaggTCATGAGCCattttgacacaaaaatatGGGTGTGTGTATCAGATTCTTTTATTGAGGTTAGGGTTGCCAAAGCAATCATCGAAGGATTGGAATGTCCTACcaatgattttgttgaattggAATCTCTTTTGAAATGTATTCGTCAATCTATTACgggaaaaaaatttcttctcgTTTTAGATGATATGTGGTCAGAAGATTATAACAAATGGGAATCATTTTATCACTGTCTAAAGAATGGTTTCTATGGTAGTAAAGTTTTGATTACAACAAGGAATGAAAGAGTTGCATTGATTATGGGGTCAGTTGCTCCTATCATAATGGAGCAATTAGCTCAAGAGGAATGTTGGTTGCTATTTAGTCAATTAGCATTTTTTGGTAGGCCTCCTAAGCAATGTGAAAAATTAGAGCAAATTGGAAGAGAAATTGTTGCAAAGTGCAAGGGTTTGCCGCTTGCAGCAAAAACTATTGGCAGTCTCCTGCGATTTAAGAAAACTAGAGATGAATGGCAACGAATTTTAGATAGTGAAATTTGGAAATTGGAAGAGATTGAGAAAGGTCTTTTATCCCCTTTAATGTTGAGTTATAATGATTTGTCATCTGGGATAAGAcaatgttttttatattgtgCTATCTTTTCAAAAGATCATAATTTAAAGAAATATCACTTGATCAAATTATGGATGACTCAAGGTTATTTTGGGTTTGACAATGATACAGAGATGGAAGTAATAGGCCAAGAGTATTTTGATCATTTAGCATCTCGGTCATTCTTCCAAGAGTTTcaaaaagatgatgatgatgagaataTCATAAGCTGCAAGATGCATGATATAGTTCATGACTTTGCTCAATTTCTCACTAAGAGCGAATATTTAACTGTGGAAATCAATGAGGGCAGTGAAGAGCTAGTCATAAACACTTCCAATGAGAAAGCCCGACATTCAATGTTAACACTTCATGTAGGGGCTACATTTCCCATCTCCATTTGTAGCATCAAAAGTTTGCGGAGTCTTTTCATTGGCTATGAAAGTTATGACCAATTGTCTAATGATGTTCTACTAAATCTCTTTGGTGAATTGACATGTTTAAGGGCATTAGACATAAGTGTAAGATTCAGAGCATCGAATTTGATTACAACGGTTCCAAAAGaggtaaaaaaattgatacatttgaaATATCTGAATTTGTCTTATCAGGATGTGGAAAAACTTCCAGAAACTTTATGTGAGTTGTACAATCTGCAAACTTTAGATATTTCTTGGTGTCGGAAGCTTAAAGAACTGCCTCAAGGGATGGGGAAGTTGATAAACTTGAGGCATCTGATTAATCTTGCAACAAACTCATTAAGTTACATGCCCAAGGGAATTGAGAAATTAACTTGTCTCCGAACATTGAGTAAATTCATCGAAAATAGCAGCAGCAGTGATGGTAGTAAAGCATGTAGTACTCTTGCATGCTTGAAAGATTTGAAACATTTAAGAGGAACACTTGAAATTAGCGGGCTGAGAAATGTGACCAATACGAGTGAGGTTAAGAGATTACAAATTCTCAGCAATAAAAAGAACCTCTTCTATTTAACGCTTAGTTTCGATAAAGATGGAGAAGGAGAGAgggaaaatgatgatgatgagttacTTCTTGAGGTTTTGCAACCGCATCCAAATTTAGAGAAATTAGATATTGGCAATTACAGAGGCAGCACTCTTTATTTTGATTGGATCATGTCATTAAGCAGGCTGAGGGAATTGTTTCTTTTCAACTGTGAAAATTGTAAGCATTTGTCTCCCTTGGGAAAATTGCCATCACTTAAATTACTAAGGATAAATAGAATGAGTGCGAAAAATCTAGTTACGAGAATCGAAAGCGATGGTGCATTTTCATCATCTACATTAGTTATTCGCTTTCCCAAGTTGAAAGTTCTtgaatttgatgataatttCGAATGGGAAGAGTGGGATTACGGGAATACAATCTTGCCATGCCTTGCTTATTTGTCAATCAATTACTGTGGAAAATTACGTGCACTGCCAGATGGCCTTCAgaaatttatcattatgtttTGTTAA
- the LOC123219321 gene encoding putative disease resistance protein RGA3, with protein MADAIVNLALEQLLQITAKKIKEEVRLVGNVENEVKKLRRNLKAIQAVLLNAEEKQVKDEAVRQWLGQLKDTSYDIEDVLDEWNTEIMRLQFEGDLEHAPAPKQKVPSFFPCSCFGIKQVVLRRDIAQKIKELNEKLDIIARERDAYNFKEMKSIEAPERVRSTSLVDVTEIYGREFEKNSLVSKLLDERNEKQRDLPVISLVGMGGIGKTTLAQLVYNNDKVMSHFDTKIWVCVSNPFNEVRVAKAIIEGLECRTNDFVELESLLKCIRQSITGKKFLLVLDDVWSEDYNKWESFYHCLKNGSYGSKVLITTRNERVASIMGSVAPIRMEQLAQEECWLLFSQLAFFGRSPEECEKLEKIGREIVAKCKGLPLAAKTIGSLLRFKRTRDEWQRILNSEIWKLEQIEKGLLSPLTLSYNDLPSRIRQCFSYCAIFPKDHNIEKDHLIKLWMAQGYLGFDNDTEMEVIGQEYFDHLASRSFFQEFRKDSDENIISCKMHDIVHDFAQFLTKSEYLTVEINEGSEELVINTSNEKARHSMLTLHVGATFPISICSIKSLRSLLIGYGSSDQLSNDVLLNLFGELTCLRALDICVIFRALNLITAIPKEVKKLIHLKYLNLSHQKVEKLPETLCELYNLQTLDISWCEKLKELPQEMGKLINLRHLINHVTSSLSYMPKGIEKLTCLRTLSEFVSSSDGSKACSTVACLKDLKHLRGTLEIRGLGNVTNVSEVKRMQILSNKKNLFYLILGFNKDGEERKKDDDELLLEALQPHPNLEKLVIYHYRGSTFYSNWILSLTGLRELRLEGCRNCMHLSPLGKLPSLESLSMHGTSVKKLVTRMESDGAFSSSTSVILFPKLKVLEFLNNKEWEEWDYGNTILPCLASLSIYGCRKLRALPDGLPLGVKNLQHLDIYKSGLLEERYRKGTEEDWQKISHIPNIRFNHSYLQGGPLPLR; from the coding sequence ATGGCTGATGCAATTGTTAATCTTGCCTTGGAGCAGCTGCTTCAAATCACTGCTAAAAAGATAAAGGAAGAGGTGAGGCTTGTTGGTAATGTCGAAAATGAAGTGAAAAAACTCCGGAGAAATCTTAAAGCCATTCAAGCTGTGCTACTTAATGCAGAGGAGAAGCAAGTGAAGGACGAAGCTGTGAGACAATGGTTAGGTCAACTCAAAGACACATCCTACGACATCGAAGATGTGTTGGATGAGTGGAATACTGAAATCATGAGGTTGCAGTTTGAAGGAGATCTTGAACATGCTCCTGCTCCCAAGCAGAAGGTACCTTCCTTCTTCCCCTGTTCTTGCTTTGGTATCAAACAAGTTGTTTTACGCCGTGATATAGcacaaaagataaaagaattaaatgaaAAACTAGATATTATTGCCAGAGAAAGAGATGCATACAATTTCAAGGAAATGAAGAGTATTGAAGCACCGGAACGAGTTCGATCTACGTCTTTAGTTGATGTGACTGAAATATATGGTCGAGAATTTGAGAAGAATTCTTTAGTGAGTAAGTTGTTAgatgagagaaatgaaaaacaaagaGACCTTCCTGTCATCTCACTTGTCGGGATGGGAGGAATTGGGAAAACAACTCTTGCTCAACTAGTTTATAATAATGACAAGGTCATGAGCCattttgacacaaaaatatGGGTGTGTGTATCAAATCCTTTTAATGAGGTTAGGGTTGCCAAAGCAATCATCGAAGGACTGGAATGTCGTACCAATGATTTTGTCGAATTGGAATCTCTTTTGAAATGTATTCGTCAATCTATTACgggaaaaaaatttcttctcgTTTTAGATGATGTGTGGTCAGAAGATTACAACAAATGGGAATCATTTTATCACTGTCTAAAGAATGGTTCCTATGGTAGTAAAGTTTTGATTACAACAAGGAATGAAAGAGTTGCATCGATTATGGGGTCAGTTGCTCCTATCAGAATGGAGCAATTAGCTCAGGAGGAATGTTGGTTGTTGTTTAGTCAATTAGCATTTTTTGGTAGATCTCCTGAGGAGTgtgaaaaattagagaaaattgGAAGAGAAATTGTTGCAAAGTGCAAGGGTTTGCCGCTTGCTGCAAAAACTATTGGCAGTCTCCTGCGATTTAAAAGAACTAGAGATGAATGGCAACGAATTTTAAACAGTGAAATTTGGAAATTGGAACAGATTGAGAAAGGTCTTTTATCACCTTTGACATTGAGTTATAATGATTTGCCATCTAGGATAAGACAATGTTTTTCATATTGTGCCATCTTTCCAAAAGATCATAATATAGAGAAAGATCACTTGATCAAATTATGGATGGCTCAAGGTTATCTTGGGTTTGATAATGATACAGAGATGGAAGTAATAGGCCAAGAGTATTTTGATCATTTAGCATCTCGATCATTCTTCCAAGAGTTTCGAAAAGACAGTGATGAGAATATCATAAGCTGCAAGATGCATGATATAGTTCATGACTTTGCTCAATTTCTCACTAAGAGCGAATATTTAACTGTGGAAATCAATGAGGGCAGTGAAGAGCTAGTCATAAACACTTCCAATGAGAAAGCCCGACATTCAATGTTAACGCTTCATGTAGGGGCTACATTTCCCATCTCCATTTGTAGCATCAAAAGTTTGCGGAGTCTTTTAATTGGTTATGGAAGTTCTGACCAATTGTCTAATGATGTTCTACTAAATCTCTTTGGTGAATTGACATGTTTAAGGGCATTAGACATATGTGTAATATTTAGAGCATTGAATTTGATTACAGCGATTCCAAAAGaggtaaaaaaattgatacatttgaaATATCTGAATTTGTCTCATCAGAAAGTGGAAAAACTTCCAGAAACTTTATGTGAGTTATACAATCTGCAAACTTTAGATATTTCTTGGTGTGAAAAGCTTAAAGAACTGCCTCAAGAGATGGGGAAGTTGATAAACTTGAGGCATTTGATTAATCATGTTACATCTTCATTAAGTTACATGCCCAAGGGAATTGAGAAATTAACTTGTCTCCGAACATTGAGTGAATTCGTTAGCAGTAGTGATGGTAGTAAAGCATGTAGTACTGTTGCATGCTTGAAAGATTTGAAACATTTAAGAGGAACGCTTGAAATTAGAGGGCTAGGAAATGTGACCAATGTGAGTGAGGTTAAGAGAATGCAAATTCTCAGCAATAAGAAAAACCTCTTCTATTTAATCCTTGGTTTCAATAAAGATggagaagagaggaaaaaagatgatgatgagttaCTTCTTGAGGCTTTGCAACCGCATCCAAATTTAGAGAAATTAGTTATATATCATTACAGAGGCAGCACATTTTATTCTAATTGGATCTTGTCATTAACTGGGCTGAGGGAATTGCGGCTTGAGGGTTGCAGAAATTGTATGCATTTGTCTCCCTTGGGAAAATTGCCATCACTTGAATCATTATCTATGCATGGAACGAGTGTGAAAAAACTAGTTACAAGAATGGAAAGCGATGGTGCATTTTCATCATCTACATCAGTTATTCTCTTTCCCAAGTTGAaagttcttgaattcttgaatAATAAAGAATGGGAAGAGTGGGATTACGGGAATACAATCTTGCCATGCCTTGCTTCTTTGTCAATCTATGGTTGTAGAAAATTACGTGCACTGCCTGATGGCCTCCCCCTGGGGGTGAAAAATCTACAACATTTGGATATTTATAAAAGTGGTCTTTTGGAAGAACGTTACAGAAAGGGAACAGAAGAGGACTGGCAAAAGATCTCCCACATTCCCAACATCAGATTCAATCATTCATATCTGCAAGGAGGCCCACTCCCACTCCGTTGA
- the LOC123218982 gene encoding putative disease resistance protein RGA3 — MADAIINLALEQLVKITAQKIVEEVRLVGNVKKEVKKLQSNLEAIQAVLLDAEERQVKDDKAVRRWLDQLKDTSYDMEDVLDEWNTEIKKLQVEGDLEDAPAPKQKEMCRNIEHDGGCSVMLKGTEEIVM; from the exons atGGCTGATGCAATTATTAATCTTGCCTTGGAGCAGCTGGTTAAAATCACTGCTCAAAAGATAGTGGAAGAGGTGAGGCTAGTAGGTAATGTCAAAAAGGAAGTGAAAAAACTTCAGAGCAATCTTGAAGCCATTCAAGCTGTGCTACTTGATGCAGAGGAGAGGCAAGTGAAGGACGACAAAGCTGTGAGACGTTGGTTAGATCAGCTCAAAGACACATCCTACGACATGGAAGATGTGCTGGATGAGTGGAATACTGAAATCAAGAAGTTGCAGGTTGAAGGAGATCTTGAAGATGCTCCTGCTCCTAAGCAGAAG GAGATGTGCAGAAATATTGAGCATGATGGTGGTTGCAGTGTTATGCTGAAAGGAACAGAGGAGATAGTTATGTAA